From Acidimicrobiales bacterium, one genomic window encodes:
- a CDS encoding SDR family oxidoreductase, which yields MTGRTLTGAVALVTGAGAGIGRSCALALAHDGADVVVAARRAEPLVTLAEEIAEATGRRSLAVPTDIADVDQCRAAVERTVEEFGRIDVVVNVATHGGNPTASVIEIDWDDYRESVQVNVIGTMEICRAAARHMAQGDGGSIVNISALSATTLMADMARYTSTKGAMESMSKTMAKEMGPAGVRVNIVTPGMTNGPQLDAMFERMAVAQSRTPEEVSARFAKGAALRRHVDPDDIAEAVLFLASPRGRNITGQEIQVTAGQHIA from the coding sequence ATGACCGGACGCACGCTCACGGGCGCGGTTGCCCTCGTCACCGGCGCGGGCGCCGGAATCGGACGGTCCTGTGCCCTCGCGCTGGCCCACGACGGCGCCGACGTCGTCGTCGCCGCTCGAAGGGCCGAACCGCTCGTGACCCTTGCGGAGGAGATCGCCGAGGCCACCGGTCGCCGCTCGCTCGCGGTACCGACCGACATCGCCGATGTCGACCAGTGCCGGGCGGCGGTCGAGCGCACCGTCGAGGAGTTCGGCCGCATCGATGTGGTCGTCAACGTGGCGACCCACGGCGGCAATCCCACCGCGTCCGTCATCGAGATCGACTGGGACGACTATCGGGAATCGGTGCAGGTCAACGTGATCGGCACCATGGAGATCTGTCGGGCCGCGGCGCGTCACATGGCCCAGGGCGACGGCGGCTCCATCGTCAACATCTCGGCGCTGAGCGCGACGACGCTGATGGCCGACATGGCCCGCTACACCTCGACCAAGGGTGCGATGGAGTCGATGTCGAAGACCATGGCGAAGGAGATGGGCCCGGCCGGCGTTCGCGTCAACATCGTCACCCCCGGCATGACCAACGGTCCGCAGCTCGACGCGATGTTCGAGCGCATGGCCGTCGCCCAGTCCCGCACACCCGAAGAGGTCAGCGCCCGCTTCGCGAAGGGCGCTGCGCTGCGCCGCCATGTCGACCCCGACGACATCGCCGAGGCGGTGCTCTTCTTGGCGTCACCGCGGGGACGCAACATCACCGGTCAGGAGATCCAGGTCACGGCCGGCCAGCACATCGCTTGA
- a CDS encoding LLM class flavin-dependent oxidoreductase: MTLIGFKIANENIEWPLLRELWTLADQTEAYDIGWNFDHLYPIYGELSDPCLEGWTMLAALAEVTDRVRLGCLVGATPYRAPAVMAKMASTIDIVSGGRLELGLGAGWHVAEAEAYDLTLPPRLTDRFDLFDEACEIIVGLLRDDVTNFAGEHFTITDAYLAPKGPQIPPPVTIGGSGPTRTLRAVARFADWWNTPYFDVDAYRAGCDTLAQHCADIGRDPSTIRHSSHIFVLDTQSVDEIAQNFGTAIEAGIDQPIAYFQPPFGAAPMERAAEAVTTLGVDHR, encoded by the coding sequence ATGACCCTCATCGGATTCAAGATCGCCAACGAGAACATCGAGTGGCCGCTGCTGCGCGAACTCTGGACGCTGGCCGACCAGACCGAGGCCTACGACATCGGCTGGAACTTCGACCACCTCTACCCCATCTACGGCGAACTCTCCGACCCGTGCCTCGAAGGCTGGACCATGCTCGCCGCCCTCGCCGAGGTCACCGACCGGGTACGGCTCGGCTGTCTCGTGGGGGCGACGCCGTACCGGGCCCCTGCGGTCATGGCGAAGATGGCGTCGACCATCGACATCGTGAGCGGCGGGCGGTTGGAGCTCGGACTCGGGGCCGGATGGCACGTCGCCGAGGCCGAGGCCTACGATCTCACGCTGCCACCGAGGCTCACCGACCGATTCGACCTGTTCGACGAGGCCTGCGAGATCATCGTCGGCCTGCTCCGCGACGACGTCACGAACTTCGCCGGCGAACACTTCACCATCACCGACGCGTACCTCGCGCCGAAGGGGCCGCAGATCCCGCCGCCGGTGACCATCGGCGGCAGCGGCCCCACCCGCACCCTGCGGGCGGTGGCCCGCTTCGCCGACTGGTGGAACACGCCCTACTTCGATGTCGACGCGTATCGCGCCGGCTGCGACACCCTCGCGCAGCACTGTGCCGACATCGGCCGTGACCCGTCCACGATCCGCCACTCGAGCCACATCTTCGTGCTCGACACCCAGTCGGTCGACGAGATCGCCCAGAACTTCGGCACCGCCATCGAGGCCGGCATCGACCAGCCCATCGCCTACTTCCAGCCGCCCTTCGGTGCCGCGCCGATGGAGCGAGCCGCCGAGGCCGTCACCACCCTTGGAGTCGACCACCGATGA
- a CDS encoding ester cyclase, which translates to MTQQNQDLVTRLWHTIWMSGDIDDLVDIVADPYIRHTRDGTVSASPTEYIRHLSGVVRTIRGTEVKIVDIASVDDMVFARVHLAGVNLDTGNQLDLTWMTQYRVTDGRIAEAWTMHLPDLDW; encoded by the coding sequence ATGACACAACAGAACCAAGACCTGGTGACCCGCCTCTGGCACACGATCTGGATGTCGGGCGACATCGATGATCTCGTCGACATCGTCGCCGACCCCTACATCCGCCACACCCGTGACGGCACCGTGTCCGCCTCGCCGACGGAATACATCCGCCACCTCTCGGGGGTGGTGCGCACGATCCGGGGCACCGAGGTGAAGATCGTCGACATCGCGTCGGTCGACGACATGGTGTTCGCCCGCGTCCATCTCGCCGGCGTCAACCTCGACACCGGCAACCAGCTCGACCTCACCTGGATGACGCAGTACCGCGTCACCGACGGCCGGATCGCCGAAGCATGGACCATGCACCTCCCCGACCTCGATTGGTAG